GTCTTCGCGCAGGGCGTCGAAGGCCGGGTAGAGCAGCAGCACGCCGAGGGGGATCTGGAAATAGGTGTAGAGGATGATCAGCCCGGTCTTGGAGTAGAGGTTGAAGTCTTCGATGATCCCGGCCTGCTTCAGCAGCATGGTCAGCGCGCCGTTGAAGCCGAGCAGGATGATGAAGGCGAAGGCCAGCGGCACCCCGGAGAAGTTGCTGGTCATGTTGGCGAAGGCGTTGACGAAATCGCGCAGGCGCGAGTCGACCCGGCGCAACGAGTAGCTGCCGAGGATGGCGATGAGGATGCCGAACAGGCTCGACCAGAAGCTGATCTCCAGGCTGTGCTGGATCGCCTGGCGGTAGAACCTGGAACTGAATATCTTGCTGAAATTGTCCAGGCCCCAGCTTGATTCCACCTGCACGCTGTGGAGCATGACCCAGGCCAGCGGGGCGATCTGGAAGATGATGAAAAACACCGCGAAAGGCACCAGGCAGAGCAGGGCCAGCCATTTGCCGCGCTTGATCGAATTCACTTGAGCAGCTCCCGGCATACCGGTTTGTCGTGGGGCACGCCGAGCAACTCGCAAATGGTGCCACAC
This portion of the Pseudomonas sp. SORT22 genome encodes:
- a CDS encoding ABC transporter permease subunit; translated protein: MKRGKWLALLCLVPFAVFFIIFQIAPLAWVMLHSVQVESSWGLDNFSKIFSSRFYRQAIQHSLEISFWSSLFGILIAILGSYSLRRVDSRLRDFVNAFANMTSNFSGVPLAFAFIILLGFNGALTMLLKQAGIIEDFNLYSKTGLIILYTYFQIPLGVLLLYPAFDALREDWRESAELLGAGAWQYWRHIGLPVLTPALLGTFVILLANALGAYATVYALTTGNFNVLPIRIAALVAGDISLDPNLASALAVILVGLMTLVTFVHQWLLKRSYHVAR